In one Vulgatibacter incomptus genomic region, the following are encoded:
- a CDS encoding NAD(P) transhydrogenase subunit alpha: MMGPLLIGLYVFVLSVFVGFEVINKVPATLHTPLMSGANAISGITIVGALYTAKTAEVSVSNVLGAVAIALAMINVVGGFWVTDRMLKMFGRRG; this comes from the coding sequence GTGATGGGCCCCCTCTTGATCGGGTTGTACGTCTTCGTGTTGTCGGTCTTCGTCGGCTTCGAGGTGATCAACAAGGTCCCCGCGACCCTCCACACACCGCTGATGAGCGGCGCCAACGCGATCTCGGGGATCACGATCGTCGGCGCGCTCTACACGGCGAAGACCGCCGAGGTCTCCGTGAGCAACGTGCTCGGGGCCGTCGCCATCGCGCTGGCCATGATCAACGTGGTGGGCGGCTTCTGGGTCACCGACCGGATGCTCAAGATGTTCGGGAGGAGGGGATGA
- a CDS encoding alpha/beta fold hydrolase produces MRPLLLASTLALLLAGCATTGPHGTSAPGLDPELTNFPYPFETHVFAIESQRERLRMVYMDERPADWNGRTVLLLHGKNFSGAYWAPTIRALTARGFRVVAPDQIGFGKSSKPDRYQFSFSQLALNTMSLLDSLQVQRVVVVGHSMGGMLASRIAIDHPERTEQLVLVNPIGLEDYRALAGYRSIDRNYEQELEATPESIRAYQQQNYFAGKWKPEYDPYVEILAGWTESPEYPRVAWDAALTTDMILTQPVVYEFPRITRPTLLIIGTRDRTALGRGWAPPDEAPTMGDYTVLGKRTARAIPGARLVELEGLGHIPQAEDFDAYFAPLVEFIERR; encoded by the coding sequence ATGCGACCCCTGCTCCTCGCCTCCACCCTCGCGCTGCTGCTCGCCGGTTGCGCCACGACCGGTCCTCACGGGACGTCCGCCCCGGGTTTGGACCCCGAGCTGACGAACTTCCCTTATCCCTTCGAGACGCACGTCTTCGCGATCGAGTCGCAGCGCGAACGGCTCCGGATGGTCTACATGGACGAGCGGCCCGCCGACTGGAACGGCCGGACGGTGCTCCTCCTCCACGGGAAGAACTTCTCGGGCGCCTACTGGGCGCCGACGATTCGCGCACTGACGGCGCGGGGGTTCCGCGTGGTGGCGCCGGATCAGATCGGCTTCGGCAAGTCGAGCAAGCCGGATCGCTACCAGTTCTCGTTCTCCCAGCTCGCGCTCAACACGATGTCGCTACTCGACTCGCTCCAGGTGCAACGGGTCGTGGTGGTGGGACACTCGATGGGCGGGATGCTCGCGAGCCGGATCGCGATCGACCATCCCGAGAGGACCGAGCAGCTCGTCCTGGTGAACCCGATTGGCCTCGAGGACTACCGCGCGCTCGCCGGCTACCGCTCAATTGACCGGAACTACGAGCAGGAGCTCGAGGCCACCCCGGAGAGCATCCGCGCGTACCAGCAGCAAAACTACTTCGCCGGCAAGTGGAAGCCGGAATACGACCCGTACGTCGAGATCCTCGCGGGCTGGACCGAGAGCCCCGAGTACCCCCGCGTCGCCTGGGACGCCGCGCTGACGACCGACATGATCCTCACCCAGCCGGTGGTCTACGAGTTTCCGCGGATCACGCGGCCGACGCTGCTGATCATCGGCACCCGGGATCGCACGGCGCTCGGCCGCGGTTGGGCGCCACCGGACGAGGCTCCGACCATGGGTGACTACACCGTGCTGGGCAAGCGGACGGCACGCGCGATCCCCGGCGCGCGCCTCGTGGAGCTGGAGGGCCTCGGTCACATCCCGCAGGCGGAGGACTTCGACGCCTACTTCGCGCCGCTCGTCGAGTTCATCGAGAGGCGGTGA
- a CDS encoding Re/Si-specific NAD(P)(+) transhydrogenase subunit alpha, producing the protein MVTVFVPRERRPGERRVAATPETVKRLVKEGMQVLVEGGAGHGCHLEDEGYRNAGARIVGGGAEDWGAADLILKVGPIAHNELVGGTEAGAVRAGAVVVGLLAPHKSADALAKLAERGASALAMELVPRISRAQKMDALSSQASIAGYKAVLLAAGSLGKYFPLLMTAAGTVQPAKVVVMGAGVAGLQAVATARRLGATVEVSDIRPAVKEQVESLGARFIDLPMPESGEGQGGYAKEVTESFLRQQQEILSAKIAAADVVITTALVPGRPAPRLVTAEMVSRMRPGAVIVDLAVEQGGNCELSVAGEDVVRSGVRIIGQENLAATLPEDASMLYARNVAEVASLVAKGGAIDLSDEIARAMLVTRGGEVRCDAGRPQDRIA; encoded by the coding sequence ATGGTCACGGTCTTCGTACCGAGGGAGCGGCGCCCGGGGGAGCGCCGCGTCGCGGCAACGCCCGAGACGGTCAAGAGGCTGGTGAAGGAGGGGATGCAGGTCCTCGTCGAGGGGGGCGCCGGGCACGGCTGCCACCTGGAGGACGAGGGCTATCGCAACGCGGGCGCCCGGATCGTCGGCGGTGGCGCCGAGGACTGGGGCGCCGCCGACCTCATCCTCAAAGTGGGGCCGATCGCGCACAACGAGCTCGTCGGCGGGACCGAGGCGGGCGCGGTCCGCGCCGGAGCGGTGGTCGTCGGGCTCCTCGCGCCCCACAAGAGCGCCGACGCCCTGGCGAAGCTCGCCGAGCGAGGCGCGTCCGCACTGGCGATGGAGCTCGTGCCCCGGATCAGCCGCGCGCAGAAGATGGACGCGCTCTCATCCCAGGCGAGCATCGCGGGCTACAAGGCGGTGCTCCTCGCCGCGGGCAGCCTCGGCAAGTACTTCCCCCTGCTCATGACCGCCGCCGGCACGGTCCAGCCGGCGAAGGTCGTGGTGATGGGCGCCGGCGTGGCGGGCCTCCAGGCCGTCGCCACCGCGCGTCGCCTCGGCGCCACGGTGGAAGTCTCCGACATCCGCCCGGCGGTGAAGGAGCAGGTCGAATCCCTGGGCGCGCGCTTCATCGATCTGCCCATGCCCGAGAGCGGCGAGGGGCAGGGCGGCTACGCGAAGGAGGTCACGGAGTCGTTCCTGCGGCAGCAGCAGGAGATCCTCTCCGCGAAGATCGCCGCGGCCGACGTGGTGATCACCACCGCCCTCGTGCCGGGGCGGCCTGCGCCCCGCCTCGTGACGGCGGAGATGGTGTCGCGGATGCGGCCCGGCGCGGTGATCGTGGATCTCGCCGTGGAGCAGGGCGGGAACTGCGAGCTCTCCGTGGCCGGGGAGGACGTCGTGCGCAGCGGCGTCCGGATCATCGGACAGGAGAACCTGGCCGCCACGCTCCCCGAGGACGCGAGCATGCTCTACGCGCGGAATGTCGCAGAGGTCGCCTCCCTCGTCGCAAAGGGAGGCGCGATCGATCTCTCCGACGAGATCGCGCGGGCCATGCTCGTCACACGAGGTGGTGAGGTTCGCTGCGACGCCGGGAGGCCGCAGGACAGGATCGCTTGA
- the mraZ gene encoding division/cell wall cluster transcriptional repressor MraZ: protein MFRGTFEHAIDAKGRTSLPAKFREVLAAKYGGAEGQTLVVAPSPLDPCLRAYPMEEWQAVEETLAARGNFDPKLNTLLRLFVGGAHETPVDKLGRMLMAPSLREHGSLTKDVAFVGSLKFIEIWDAEAYRVWKLKQREQVENLARALGDLGL, encoded by the coding sequence TTGTTCCGCGGGACCTTCGAGCACGCGATCGACGCCAAGGGACGGACGTCCCTTCCGGCGAAGTTCCGTGAGGTCCTCGCGGCGAAGTACGGCGGTGCGGAAGGGCAGACGTTGGTCGTCGCCCCGAGCCCGCTCGACCCCTGCCTCCGCGCCTATCCGATGGAGGAGTGGCAGGCGGTGGAGGAGACGTTGGCGGCACGGGGGAACTTCGACCCCAAGCTCAACACGCTCCTTCGCCTCTTCGTCGGCGGCGCCCACGAGACGCCGGTCGACAAGCTGGGCCGGATGCTGATGGCGCCGAGCCTGAGAGAGCACGGAAGCCTCACGAAGGACGTCGCCTTCGTGGGCTCGCTCAAGTTCATCGAGATTTGGGACGCTGAGGCCTATCGCGTCTGGAAGCTCAAGCAGCGCGAGCAGGTGGAGAACCTGGCTCGAGCACTAGGGGACCTGGGGCTATGA
- a CDS encoding STAS domain-containing protein, whose product MNKITYAKISGYDAAIAAAVTADVHVIARSGILDETDLTSLCDELVSLVCSGRSNLVLDLSGVSHVPYGGFRSLASCARFSQQSGGGLKLSGLSIYLFNLVRAEGLYNAFEYFEDERTAVADFAAEAGPGLS is encoded by the coding sequence ATGAACAAGATCACCTACGCGAAGATCTCGGGATACGACGCGGCCATCGCCGCCGCCGTCACCGCGGACGTCCACGTCATCGCCCGCTCGGGCATCCTGGACGAGACGGACCTGACCTCGCTCTGCGACGAGCTCGTGAGCCTGGTCTGCTCGGGCCGGTCGAACCTCGTCCTCGACCTCTCCGGCGTCTCCCACGTGCCCTACGGCGGCTTCCGCTCCCTGGCCTCCTGCGCGCGCTTCTCGCAGCAGTCGGGCGGGGGGCTCAAGCTCTCGGGCCTTTCGATCTATCTTTTTAACCTCGTCCGCGCCGAAGGGCTCTACAACGCCTTCGAGTACTTCGAGGACGAGCGCACCGCCGTCGCCGATTTCGCTGCCGAGGCCGGCCCCGGCCTTTCCTGA
- a CDS encoding DUF5752 family protein: MPRGMHDPASGRNLSHRMDESRGFQFKSAAVMARYTGYRADNLRTLLRWLKRVPGSSIFYHVHHALFRRHTAAAAFVNDFARWAWTTLHEETLAERLAILDPLEFGTVRAVRDAIVEVVEHHVGAVETIPHVPGLSSFFFQEARSVVFPTGVVATSLRDFAAKVRTVGPDSIFHHFVVAPLRVGPKENDFSKWIERECGAPEIAGKLRELSPYSDDLFDLRERIGDLVALYL; this comes from the coding sequence ATGCCGCGTGGCATGCACGATCCGGCGTCGGGACGCAACCTGAGCCATAGGATGGACGAATCCCGGGGCTTCCAATTCAAGAGCGCCGCTGTGATGGCGCGTTACACCGGCTATCGCGCCGACAATCTGAGGACGCTCCTGCGCTGGCTGAAGCGGGTGCCCGGCAGCTCGATCTTCTACCACGTCCATCACGCGCTCTTTCGCCGCCACACCGCCGCCGCCGCCTTCGTGAACGACTTTGCGCGGTGGGCGTGGACGACCCTCCACGAGGAGACCCTCGCCGAGCGCCTTGCGATCCTGGACCCGCTGGAGTTCGGGACCGTCCGCGCGGTCCGCGACGCGATCGTCGAAGTCGTGGAGCATCACGTGGGGGCGGTCGAGACGATCCCGCACGTGCCGGGACTCTCGAGCTTCTTCTTCCAGGAAGCGCGGAGCGTCGTGTTTCCGACCGGCGTGGTCGCGACCTCGCTGCGCGACTTTGCGGCGAAGGTCCGCACCGTCGGCCCTGACTCGATCTTCCACCACTTCGTGGTCGCGCCGCTTCGCGTCGGCCCCAAGGAGAACGATTTCTCGAAGTGGATCGAGCGCGAGTGCGGCGCGCCGGAGATCGCCGGAAAGCTGCGAGAGCTCTCGCCCTACAGCGACGATCTCTTCGACCTGAGGGAGCGGATCGGAGACCTGGTCGCGCTCTACCTCTGA
- a CDS encoding NAD(P)(+) transhydrogenase (Re/Si-specific) subunit beta: MSGAVGIAVALIYLVSAILFVFGLKRLARVRTARQGNGIAAFAMLLAIVGTLVELGWVDYRWILAGLVAGSAIGAVIAVRVPMTAMPEMVAILNGFGGAASALVAISIYWVDIVEPSRAGTAASLMGGAEALTAFLSILIGGVTFSGSVVAYAKLNGSLPGRPILLPGRHALNLVLLAASVALGLAFSYTVGDPAEGAVAAWGLLGASLALGVLLVIPIGGADMPVVVSLLNSYSGLAACATGFVIGNNLLIISGAMVGAAGIILTRIMCEAMNRSLVSVVLGGFGGGDSATAEGAASGEYSNTRSAGAEEAAMVLEAARKVVVVPGYGLAVAQAQHAVRELGELLEKRGAAVTYAIHPVAGRMPGHMNVLLAEADIPYEKLWEMDRINPELRDTDVAIVLGANDVVNPAALVKKDSPIFGMPILEVHHARTVFVVKRSLGAGYAGIKNELFEQPNTMMIFGDAKKVLQELIGELKQL; this comes from the coding sequence ATGAGCGGCGCCGTCGGGATCGCGGTCGCCCTGATCTACCTCGTCTCGGCGATCCTCTTCGTCTTCGGGCTCAAGCGGCTGGCCCGGGTCCGCACCGCGAGGCAAGGAAACGGGATCGCCGCCTTCGCCATGCTCCTCGCCATCGTGGGCACTCTCGTCGAGCTCGGCTGGGTGGACTACCGCTGGATCCTCGCCGGCCTCGTTGCCGGCAGCGCGATCGGCGCCGTGATCGCCGTCCGGGTGCCGATGACGGCGATGCCCGAGATGGTGGCCATCCTCAACGGCTTCGGCGGCGCCGCCTCCGCCCTGGTGGCGATCTCCATCTACTGGGTAGACATCGTCGAGCCGTCCCGAGCCGGGACCGCCGCGTCGCTCATGGGCGGCGCCGAGGCTCTCACCGCGTTCCTCTCGATCCTCATCGGCGGCGTCACGTTCAGCGGCAGCGTCGTCGCCTACGCCAAGCTGAACGGCAGCCTCCCGGGTCGCCCCATCCTCCTGCCAGGGAGGCACGCGCTGAACCTCGTCCTGCTCGCGGCCTCCGTCGCGCTGGGCCTGGCCTTCAGCTACACCGTCGGCGATCCCGCCGAAGGCGCGGTCGCCGCCTGGGGGCTCCTCGGAGCGAGCCTCGCGCTCGGCGTGCTCCTGGTCATCCCGATCGGCGGCGCCGACATGCCCGTGGTCGTGTCGCTGCTGAACTCCTACTCGGGCCTCGCCGCATGTGCGACCGGCTTCGTGATCGGCAACAACCTGCTGATCATCAGCGGCGCGATGGTGGGCGCGGCGGGCATCATCCTCACTCGGATCATGTGCGAGGCGATGAACCGTTCGCTCGTCTCCGTGGTCCTCGGCGGCTTCGGCGGCGGCGACTCGGCGACGGCGGAAGGTGCCGCCTCCGGAGAGTATTCGAATACACGGAGCGCAGGCGCCGAGGAGGCCGCCATGGTCCTCGAGGCGGCCCGCAAGGTGGTCGTGGTGCCCGGCTATGGCCTCGCGGTGGCCCAGGCTCAGCACGCCGTCCGCGAGCTCGGCGAGCTCCTCGAGAAGCGCGGCGCCGCGGTCACCTACGCGATCCATCCGGTGGCAGGCCGGATGCCCGGACACATGAACGTGCTTCTCGCCGAGGCCGACATCCCCTACGAGAAGCTCTGGGAGATGGACCGCATCAACCCCGAGCTCCGCGACACCGACGTGGCCATCGTCCTCGGCGCCAACGACGTGGTGAACCCGGCCGCCCTGGTCAAGAAGGACAGCCCCATCTTCGGCATGCCCATCCTCGAGGTGCACCACGCTCGCACGGTCTTCGTGGTCAAGCGCAGCCTGGGCGCGGGCTACGCCGGCATCAAGAACGAGCTCTTCGAGCAGCCGAACACGATGATGATCTTCGGCGACGCCAAGAAGGTGCTGCAGGAGCTCATCGGCGAGCTCAAGCAGCTCTGA
- a CDS encoding glycosyltransferase — MAKEEGTCKLCTYEPIVGPAALDEIRRLAEPLRDLRLQNVSSTLVGGGVAELMARLTPLLREVGIGARWDVMTAEPAFFDVTKAFHNALHGGDEEITPESYALYLETNEKNAGLISGDADVVGVHDPQPLGLVQFRKAAPEQRWVWRCHIDISDADLRVWGFLRPFVERCDAAIFHLPQYAKELLIPQIINTPAIDPLDEKNREMPPETIRDTLEELGIDPGRPLVVQVSRFDRLKDPLGVIEAYRLVRKWLDCQLVLAGGSASDDPEGAQVLEEVRERAEGDPDIHVAELPPNAHRTINALQRGATVVVQKSLREGFGLVVTEAMWKGKPVVGTAVGGIAQQIVHGQTGFLVRTVEGTAYRVRQLLANPGLASRLGRAAHHYVRENLLITSYVKSALLMLHTLRAADGRNPIVL, encoded by the coding sequence ATGGCGAAGGAGGAAGGAACCTGCAAGCTCTGCACGTACGAGCCCATCGTGGGCCCGGCTGCGCTGGATGAGATCCGCCGCCTCGCCGAGCCGCTCCGGGACCTGCGGCTCCAGAACGTGAGCTCGACCCTCGTCGGCGGCGGCGTCGCGGAGCTGATGGCGCGCCTCACGCCGCTCCTGCGCGAGGTGGGAATCGGTGCCCGCTGGGACGTGATGACCGCCGAGCCCGCGTTCTTCGACGTGACCAAGGCCTTCCACAACGCGCTCCACGGCGGCGATGAGGAGATCACGCCCGAGAGCTATGCGCTCTACCTGGAGACCAACGAGAAGAACGCCGGCCTCATCTCCGGAGACGCAGACGTCGTCGGCGTCCACGATCCCCAGCCTCTCGGCCTGGTCCAGTTCCGGAAGGCAGCGCCGGAGCAGCGGTGGGTCTGGCGCTGTCACATCGACATCTCGGACGCCGACCTTCGGGTCTGGGGCTTCCTGCGCCCCTTCGTCGAACGCTGTGACGCCGCGATCTTCCACCTGCCGCAGTACGCGAAGGAGCTGCTGATCCCGCAGATCATCAACACGCCCGCGATCGATCCCCTCGACGAGAAGAACCGCGAAATGCCGCCCGAGACGATTCGCGACACGCTCGAGGAGCTCGGGATCGATCCGGGCCGGCCGCTCGTGGTGCAGGTCTCCCGCTTCGACAGGCTCAAGGATCCTCTCGGCGTGATCGAGGCCTATCGCCTGGTGCGAAAGTGGCTCGATTGCCAGCTCGTCCTCGCCGGCGGAAGCGCTTCGGACGATCCCGAGGGCGCCCAGGTCCTCGAAGAGGTGCGGGAGAGAGCAGAGGGCGATCCCGACATCCACGTGGCGGAGCTGCCGCCCAACGCGCACCGGACGATCAACGCCCTCCAGCGTGGCGCCACGGTGGTCGTGCAGAAGTCGCTACGCGAGGGTTTCGGCCTCGTGGTCACCGAGGCGATGTGGAAGGGGAAGCCGGTGGTCGGGACCGCCGTGGGCGGGATCGCCCAGCAGATCGTCCACGGGCAGACGGGCTTCCTCGTGCGGACCGTCGAAGGCACGGCGTATCGGGTTCGCCAGCTCCTGGCGAACCCCGGGCTCGCGAGCCGCCTCGGCAGGGCGGCCCACCATTACGTCCGGGAGAACCTGCTCATCACCTCGTACGTGAAGAGCGCGCTCCTCATGCTCCATACCCTGCGCGCGGCCGACGGCCGGAACCCGATCGTGCTCTGA
- a CDS encoding HD domain-containing phosphohydrolase, with protein sequence MGRVLVVDDDVLILRALQRVLDAQGFHVTGKNTPEEALGELRERPATLIISDYMMPGMNGVEFLTEARRICPDAPRLLLTAANDFRVAAHAVNSGEVYRLLSKPWNHQDLITTVRQAYEVGELKRQHARLTAMVHEQNAELQRMNGNLRSLVEERTRDLLEGMINALDYRDMETQWHSRRVSLYARRLAEALGLPQEELDEVEMGALLHDVGKIGVRDSVLLKPGPLTPTEWEEMKEHPAIGFRLLRSIEYLSGASTIVLQHQERWDGKGYPAGLAGEAISIGARIFSVVDTLDAIRSDRPYRSGQPFDVALREIRRCAGTQFDPMVVEAFASVPETEWEAIRARVEKMAAKSAAADASDGLGEVGRFWQRRQKGDSFD encoded by the coding sequence CTGGGACGCGTCCTCGTCGTGGACGATGATGTGCTGATCCTGCGCGCGCTGCAGCGCGTGCTCGATGCGCAGGGCTTCCACGTCACGGGGAAGAACACGCCGGAGGAGGCCCTGGGCGAGCTCCGGGAGCGCCCGGCGACCCTGATCATCTCGGACTACATGATGCCGGGGATGAACGGCGTCGAGTTCCTCACCGAGGCCCGGCGGATCTGCCCGGACGCCCCGAGGCTCCTGCTCACCGCGGCGAACGACTTTCGGGTCGCCGCCCATGCGGTGAACAGCGGAGAGGTCTACCGCCTGCTCTCCAAGCCGTGGAACCACCAAGACCTGATCACCACCGTGCGCCAGGCCTACGAGGTCGGCGAGCTCAAGCGCCAGCACGCGCGGCTCACCGCCATGGTCCACGAGCAGAACGCCGAGCTCCAGCGGATGAACGGCAACCTCCGCTCGCTCGTGGAGGAGCGCACGCGCGACCTCCTCGAGGGGATGATCAACGCCCTCGACTACCGCGACATGGAGACGCAGTGGCACAGCCGGCGCGTCTCGCTCTATGCGAGACGCCTCGCCGAGGCGCTCGGTCTCCCGCAGGAGGAGCTCGACGAGGTGGAGATGGGCGCGCTCCTCCACGACGTCGGCAAGATCGGGGTGCGGGACTCGGTGCTGCTCAAGCCCGGCCCTCTCACGCCGACCGAGTGGGAGGAGATGAAGGAGCATCCGGCCATCGGCTTCCGGCTCCTGCGCTCCATCGAGTACCTGTCCGGCGCCTCGACGATCGTGCTGCAGCACCAGGAGCGCTGGGACGGAAAGGGCTATCCCGCGGGCCTGGCGGGCGAGGCGATCTCCATCGGGGCGCGGATCTTCTCGGTGGTGGACACCCTCGACGCGATCCGCTCCGACCGGCCCTATCGAAGTGGGCAGCCCTTCGACGTGGCGCTCCGTGAGATCCGGCGCTGCGCCGGGACGCAATTCGATCCGATGGTGGTGGAGGCCTTCGCCTCGGTCCCCGAGACCGAGTGGGAGGCGATCCGCGCGAGGGTCGAGAAGATGGCGGCGAAGAGCGCCGCCGCCGACGCCAGCGACGGGCTCGGCGAGGTTGGGCGATTCTGGCAGAGGCGGCAGAAGGGCGACTCGTTCGATTAA
- the rsmH gene encoding 16S rRNA (cytosine(1402)-N(4))-methyltransferase RsmH: MPAHVTVLARQAVEILDAGPGRRILDGTLGYGGHSERLLEAGAEVIGVDRDPRALEAARNRLRPFGERFRAVQGNFRNAEEILAELGIDRVDGVLVDLGVSSPQLDVAERGFSFRAAGPLDMRMGEDAERLDEFLARVDDRELRRVIATYGEERWAGPIAKAIKRELPTIHDTARLAEVVGGAIPRGAWPKGIHPATRTFQGLRIAVNDELGALEDWLESLPRILAKGGRAAAISFHSLEDRMVKHAFAGLAHPCRCPPGMPVCICGSAEWRLPVRKAIVADETEVSENPRARSAKLRAVERL; encoded by the coding sequence GTGCCTGCCCATGTGACCGTACTCGCCCGCCAGGCGGTCGAGATCCTGGACGCGGGGCCGGGCCGGAGGATCCTCGACGGCACGCTCGGATACGGGGGACACTCCGAGCGGCTGCTGGAAGCGGGCGCCGAGGTGATCGGCGTCGATCGCGATCCGAGGGCCCTCGAGGCCGCCCGCAACCGGCTGCGCCCCTTCGGTGAGCGCTTCCGGGCGGTGCAGGGGAACTTCCGGAACGCCGAGGAGATCCTCGCCGAGCTCGGGATCGATCGGGTGGATGGCGTGCTCGTCGACCTGGGCGTGTCGAGCCCCCAGCTCGACGTGGCGGAGAGAGGCTTCTCCTTCCGGGCTGCGGGCCCCCTCGACATGCGGATGGGCGAGGACGCCGAGCGCCTGGACGAGTTCCTGGCCCGCGTGGACGATCGCGAGCTCCGGCGGGTGATCGCCACCTACGGCGAGGAGCGCTGGGCCGGCCCGATCGCGAAGGCGATCAAGCGCGAGCTCCCCACGATCCACGACACGGCCCGGCTCGCCGAGGTGGTGGGCGGCGCGATCCCCAGGGGCGCGTGGCCGAAGGGGATACATCCCGCGACCCGCACCTTCCAGGGCCTCCGGATCGCGGTGAACGACGAGCTCGGCGCGCTCGAGGACTGGCTCGAGTCGCTCCCGCGGATCCTCGCGAAGGGAGGGCGCGCCGCCGCGATCTCCTTCCACTCGCTGGAGGATCGCATGGTGAAGCACGCGTTCGCCGGCCTGGCCCATCCTTGCCGGTGCCCTCCGGGGATGCCCGTTTGCATCTGCGGCTCCGCCGAGTGGCGCCTCCCGGTCCGCAAGGCGATCGTCGCGGACGAGACGGAGGTCTCCGAGAACCCCCGTGCCCGCAGCGCGA
- a CDS encoding phosphatase PAP2 family protein, with the protein MSRSSLAALALAASMALHAGGAKADELRYDLVPDGAITLGAVGLLAADRLLQPSLAPDHCNFCGGNAFDRSLTESLRWEDHSLAAKLSDLGAFVLLPASAMGYAFIAGGGHAGLRDTLVLVETTALTIVAVDAIKYSVARQRPMVLYLPETEPARLRHPREANVSFPSGHSAIAFELVATTATLADLHGRDPLPIWLVGLPIASTVAYLRVAGVWHWTTDVLAGAAIGTAAGAFLPRLLHGRSDRRASSAGTTATPLVLGGTW; encoded by the coding sequence GTGAGCCGAAGCTCCCTTGCCGCCCTCGCCCTCGCCGCCTCGATGGCCCTGCACGCGGGCGGCGCCAAGGCGGACGAGCTCCGCTACGACCTGGTGCCCGACGGCGCCATCACCCTGGGTGCAGTCGGCCTGCTGGCCGCCGATCGCCTCCTGCAGCCCTCGCTCGCCCCTGACCACTGCAACTTCTGCGGCGGCAACGCCTTCGATCGCTCGCTCACCGAGAGCCTGCGCTGGGAGGACCATTCTCTGGCCGCGAAGCTCTCGGACCTGGGCGCCTTCGTCCTCCTCCCGGCGAGCGCCATGGGCTACGCCTTCATCGCCGGCGGCGGGCACGCCGGACTCCGGGACACGCTCGTCCTCGTGGAGACGACGGCCCTCACCATCGTCGCCGTGGATGCGATCAAGTACTCGGTCGCGAGGCAGCGCCCGATGGTCCTCTACCTCCCGGAGACCGAACCCGCCCGACTCCGGCATCCGCGCGAGGCCAACGTCTCCTTCCCATCCGGCCACTCGGCCATCGCCTTCGAGCTCGTGGCCACGACCGCGACCCTCGCCGACCTCCACGGCCGCGATCCGCTGCCCATCTGGCTCGTGGGCCTGCCCATCGCTTCGACCGTCGCCTACCTGCGGGTGGCCGGCGTCTGGCATTGGACCACCGACGTCCTGGCAGGCGCCGCCATCGGCACGGCCGCGGGCGCCTTCCTTCCCAGGCTGCTCCACGGCCGCAGCGATCGCCGTGCCTCGTCGGCGGGCACCACCGCGACACCTCTCGTCCTGGGCGGGACCTGGTAG
- a CDS encoding GNAT family N-acetyltransferase: MYEVSTPIEPHWTARTAEAADYEFFLRCLSELASDDPVPSKERWLASYAPNTVILEAEGKRVGYGYAWSFGEWSHVSHVVVDPESRGRGVGDHLMRVLAARLHAAGSRNWRLHVRPANEPALRLYRAFGLSKVYPAWLNWLGREALSSLPSANPEWIRAEVDPDEEEALELRWNLLPGSIRRFRAPGRHVVRLVAPEHAGDPAPALALFDPAYSGASVFRCRSPSLVRPIVEELFALTPSDAPRISIFVEEDAWLSRLLVDAGATLRMEVLQMRGAIPSVAEAASP, from the coding sequence ATGTACGAGGTCTCGACACCCATTGAACCGCACTGGACGGCGCGAACCGCCGAGGCCGCGGACTACGAGTTCTTCCTTCGCTGCCTGAGCGAGCTCGCGAGCGACGATCCCGTTCCCTCCAAGGAGAGGTGGCTCGCCTCGTACGCGCCGAACACCGTCATCCTCGAGGCGGAGGGGAAGCGCGTCGGCTACGGCTACGCCTGGTCGTTCGGCGAGTGGTCGCACGTGTCGCACGTGGTGGTCGACCCGGAGTCCCGGGGACGAGGCGTGGGCGACCATCTGATGCGCGTGCTTGCCGCGAGGCTCCACGCCGCGGGTAGCCGCAATTGGCGGCTCCACGTCCGTCCGGCCAACGAGCCTGCGCTTCGGCTCTATCGCGCCTTCGGCCTCTCGAAAGTCTATCCAGCGTGGTTGAACTGGCTGGGGCGAGAGGCCCTGTCCAGCCTGCCGAGCGCCAATCCGGAATGGATACGGGCGGAGGTCGATCCGGACGAGGAGGAGGCGCTGGAGCTTCGTTGGAATCTGCTCCCGGGCTCGATTCGCAGGTTCCGCGCGCCCGGCCGGCACGTGGTCCGCCTCGTCGCGCCGGAGCACGCCGGAGATCCCGCGCCGGCCCTCGCGCTCTTCGATCCGGCCTATTCCGGGGCGAGCGTGTTCCGCTGCCGGTCCCCCTCCCTCGTCCGCCCAATCGTGGAAGAGCTGTTCGCTCTGACGCCGTCGGACGCACCCCGGATCTCGATTTTCGTGGAGGAGGACGCCTGGCTCTCCCGCCTCCTCGTCGACGCGGGCGCGACGCTGCGCATGGAGGTGCTCCAGATGCGCGGCGCCATCCCGAGCGTCGCGGAGGCAGCGTCGCCCTGA